A region of Massilia sp. WG5 DNA encodes the following proteins:
- a CDS encoding carboxylesterase/lipase family protein, whose product MPHPAPRSILFAAILALGAPALAAVKAGPVVAIDTGKLAGAVESGVASWKGIPFAAPPGGALRWRAPQPAASWSGVRQALAYGHDCMQLPFPSDAAPLGTAPSEDCLYANVWKPVQPTKAGARGGLPVLVWIYGGGFVNGGSSPPTYAGARLAKQGVLVVSFNYRLGRFGFFAHPALSRESRDEAGGNYGFMDQLAALQWVQRNAAAFGGDPARVTIVGESAGGMSVNTLLASPLARGLFAGAVVLSGGDGGTPTPALAEVEQAGVNFAASKGIAAGDPQAQVLDRLRALPAGEVVDGMNLANRPAGDPPTYIGPFADGRLAVDSARAFAEGRFARVPVMIGATSADIGGRTGFMVAGARKLAGTLAGHGVPVYAYRFSYVAQSVGEPGAQHATDIPFFFDTAAIKYAAKTTRRDRAMARAMSAYLVNFVKRGDPNGAGLPAWPRYARASDEIMDFGAHGKPVAEKDPWGTEIHGTLSASH is encoded by the coding sequence ATGCCCCATCCCGCGCCACGCAGCATCCTGTTCGCCGCCATTCTCGCCCTGGGCGCGCCGGCGCTCGCCGCCGTGAAGGCCGGGCCGGTGGTGGCGATCGACACCGGCAAGCTGGCCGGCGCGGTCGAAAGCGGGGTCGCGAGCTGGAAGGGCATTCCCTTTGCCGCGCCCCCTGGCGGCGCGCTGCGCTGGCGCGCGCCGCAGCCGGCCGCGTCGTGGAGCGGCGTGCGCCAGGCGTTGGCATACGGCCACGACTGCATGCAGCTGCCTTTCCCCAGCGACGCCGCCCCGCTCGGCACCGCGCCTTCGGAAGACTGCCTGTACGCCAACGTCTGGAAGCCGGTGCAGCCGACGAAGGCCGGCGCCAGGGGCGGACTGCCGGTGCTGGTCTGGATCTATGGCGGCGGCTTCGTCAACGGCGGCAGCTCGCCGCCGACCTATGCCGGCGCCCGGCTGGCGAAGCAGGGCGTGCTGGTGGTCAGCTTCAATTACCGCCTGGGGCGCTTCGGCTTCTTCGCCCATCCGGCCCTGAGCAGGGAGAGTCGCGACGAGGCAGGCGGCAACTACGGTTTCATGGACCAGCTCGCAGCCCTGCAGTGGGTGCAGCGGAATGCCGCGGCCTTCGGCGGCGATCCAGCCAGGGTGACCATCGTCGGCGAGTCGGCGGGCGGCATGTCGGTGAATACGCTGCTGGCGTCGCCGCTGGCCAGGGGGCTGTTCGCCGGCGCCGTGGTGCTGTCGGGCGGCGATGGCGGCACGCCGACGCCCGCCCTGGCCGAGGTCGAGCAGGCCGGCGTGAATTTCGCGGCCAGCAAGGGCATCGCGGCCGGCGATCCGCAGGCTCAGGTGCTGGACAGGTTGCGCGCGCTGCCGGCCGGGGAGGTGGTGGACGGCATGAACCTCGCCAACCGCCCGGCCGGCGATCCGCCGACCTATATCGGTCCCTTCGCCGACGGCAGGCTGGCCGTCGACTCGGCCCGCGCCTTCGCCGAAGGCCGCTTCGCCAGGGTGCCGGTGATGATCGGCGCCACCAGCGCCGACATCGGCGGCAGGACCGGCTTCATGGTGGCCGGCGCGCGCAAGCTGGCGGGCACGCTTGCCGGCCATGGCGTGCCGGTCTACGCCTACCGGTTCTCGTATGTCGCGCAGTCGGTGGGCGAGCCGGGCGCCCAGCACGCGACCGATATTCCTTTCTTCTTCGACACCGCCGCCATCAAGTACGCCGCGAAGACCACGCGGCGCGACCGCGCCATGGCGCGCGCGATGAGCGCCTACCTGGTGAACTTCGTGAAGCGCGGCGACCCGAACGGCGCCGGGCTGCCGGCCTGGCCGCGGTATGCGCGCGCCAGCGACGAGATCATGGATTTCGGCGCGCATGGCAAGCCAGTCGCGGAGAAGGATCCTTGGGGAACTGAGATTCACGGAACACTGTCCGCAAGCCACTAA
- the gluQRS gene encoding tRNA glutamyl-Q(34) synthetase GluQRS, whose protein sequence is MNTTPFSAYIGRFAPSPTGPLHAGSLVAALASYLDARANKGRWLIRIEDIDEGRAVPGAAETILEQLAWLGMDSDGEIVWQSQRKALYQAARERLAAHVYGCGCNRREIADSRLGVGPDGAAIYPGTCRHGLAPGREARSLRLRVPEAGADAVGFHDRFAGWQEQRLALESGDFVLKRADGYWAYQLAVVVDDAEQGVTDVVRGADLLDSTPRQIYLQRLLGVPTPRYLHVPVVRNANGEKLSKQTGALAILPGEHAHSEEAAVAALQQAAGFLGLRLGARAASTSTLAAFWQEAVPAWANLLAERGAVLRG, encoded by the coding sequence GTGAACACGACCCCTTTCAGCGCCTACATCGGCCGTTTCGCGCCATCTCCGACCGGCCCCTTGCACGCCGGTTCGCTGGTCGCCGCCCTGGCCAGCTACCTCGACGCCCGCGCCAACAAGGGGCGCTGGCTGATCCGCATCGAAGACATCGACGAAGGCCGCGCCGTGCCCGGGGCGGCCGAGACCATCCTCGAACAGCTGGCCTGGCTGGGCATGGATTCGGACGGGGAGATCGTCTGGCAGAGCCAGCGCAAGGCGCTCTACCAGGCTGCCCGCGAGCGGCTCGCGGCGCATGTGTACGGCTGCGGCTGCAACCGCAGGGAGATCGCCGATTCGCGCCTCGGCGTCGGGCCGGACGGCGCGGCCATCTATCCCGGCACCTGCCGCCACGGCCTGGCGCCGGGCCGCGAAGCGCGCAGCCTGCGCCTGCGCGTGCCGGAAGCGGGCGCGGACGCGGTAGGCTTCCATGACCGCTTCGCCGGCTGGCAGGAACAGCGGCTGGCGCTGGAATCGGGGGACTTCGTGCTCAAGCGCGCCGACGGCTACTGGGCCTACCAGCTCGCGGTGGTGGTGGACGATGCGGAACAGGGCGTGACCGACGTCGTGCGCGGCGCGGACCTGCTCGACTCGACCCCGCGCCAGATCTACCTGCAGCGCCTGCTCGGCGTGCCGACGCCGCGCTACCTGCACGTGCCGGTGGTGCGCAATGCGAATGGTGAAAAGCTGTCCAAGCAGACCGGGGCGCTGGCGATCCTGCCCGGCGAACATGCTCATTCGGAAGAGGCCGCCGTTGCAGCCTTGCAACAAGCCGCCGGCTTCCTCGGCCTGCGCCTTGGCGCGCGGGCCGCGTCGACAAGCACCCTGGCCGCGTTCTGGCAGGAGGCGGTCCCGGCCTGGGCAAACCTCCTCGCCGAACGCGGCGCCGTGCTGCGTGGCTAG
- a CDS encoding AMP-binding protein, with protein sequence MHASPWWTDRGALLRFVADLAAGELAALRHDQFLLPAGWTGSLSLQHDLGVDSLELLHLAGSLAEALQMHRSGIEDYLLARRTLDGWLDIATAALQHWDAELTFRTSGSSGEPKRCTHALAALEQEAASLAALFPRRRRLLLAVPSHHIYGFLFGVLLPRHLGLEADQVVSVRARLPSQLARHALPGDLVVGHPQFWQAATGSGARFPEDVTGVSSTAPCPDTVAEQAEAAGLASLVQIYGASETGGLGWRASHRDAYRLLPYLERVPGLDDEVLRRGPDGVVRALAPQDGLAWCGADRFTVGARRDAAVQVGGVNVFPERVRNVLLAHPLVEDAAVRLMRPDEGQRLKAFVVPRPGAGAAFAQELRAWADARLAPLERPKAITLGPQLPRGALGKPADWRLEYSHS encoded by the coding sequence ATGCACGCCTCCCCATGGTGGACCGACCGCGGCGCGCTGCTGCGCTTCGTCGCCGACCTGGCGGCGGGCGAGCTGGCGGCGCTGCGCCATGACCAGTTCCTGCTGCCCGCCGGCTGGACCGGCTCGCTGTCGCTGCAGCACGACCTCGGCGTCGACTCGCTCGAGCTGCTGCACCTGGCGGGCAGCCTGGCCGAAGCCCTGCAGATGCACCGCAGCGGGATCGAGGACTACCTGCTGGCGCGCCGCACCCTGGACGGCTGGCTCGACATCGCCACCGCCGCCCTGCAGCACTGGGACGCCGAACTGACTTTCCGCACCTCGGGCAGCAGCGGCGAGCCAAAACGCTGCACGCACGCCCTCGCCGCCCTGGAACAGGAAGCGGCCAGCCTGGCCGCGCTGTTCCCGCGGCGCCGGCGCCTGCTGCTGGCGGTGCCCAGCCATCACATCTACGGTTTCCTGTTCGGCGTGCTGCTGCCGCGCCATCTCGGCCTTGAAGCGGACCAGGTCGTCAGCGTGCGCGCGCGCCTGCCCTCGCAGCTGGCCAGGCATGCGCTGCCCGGCGACCTGGTGGTCGGCCATCCGCAGTTCTGGCAGGCGGCGACGGGCAGCGGGGCGCGCTTCCCCGAGGACGTGACGGGCGTCAGCTCGACCGCGCCCTGCCCCGATACGGTCGCGGAACAGGCCGAGGCGGCGGGGCTGGCTTCGCTGGTCCAGATCTACGGCGCGTCCGAAACCGGCGGCCTCGGATGGCGCGCCTCGCACCGCGACGCCTATCGCCTGCTGCCCTACCTGGAACGCGTGCCCGGCCTCGACGACGAGGTGCTGCGCCGCGGCCCCGATGGCGTCGTGCGCGCCCTGGCGCCGCAGGACGGCCTGGCGTGGTGCGGCGCCGACCGCTTCACGGTGGGCGCGCGCCGCGACGCCGCGGTCCAGGTGGGCGGCGTCAACGTGTTCCCGGAACGGGTGCGCAATGTGCTGCTGGCGCACCCGCTGGTGGAAGATGCGGCCGTGCGCCTGATGCGCCCCGACGAGGGCCAGCGCCTGAAGGCCTTCGTGGTGCCGCGTCCCGGCGCCGGCGCCGCCTTCGCGCAGGAGCTGCGCGCCTGGGCCGACGCCAGGCTGGCGCCGCTCGAGCGTCCGAAGGCGATCACCCTCGGCCCGCAGCTTCCGCGCGGCGCGTTGGGCAAGCCTGCCGACTGGCGGCTAGAATACAGTCACTCATGA
- a CDS encoding BlaI/MecI/CopY family transcriptional regulator produces the protein MPSPAPPKPTPSELELLRILWQLGAATAKQVHEAIAAERPDMTAATVLRLLQLMHAKGLLLRDESQRAHVYTPAQPQDSLQTSLVSDLITKAFSGSGKALVLAALRGHVSKKEREEIQAILSGENTGQKDGGKAS, from the coding sequence ATGCCGTCTCCCGCCCCACCGAAACCGACTCCATCCGAACTGGAACTGCTGCGCATCCTCTGGCAGCTGGGCGCCGCCACGGCCAAACAGGTGCACGAGGCGATCGCGGCGGAGCGCCCCGACATGACGGCGGCGACCGTGCTGCGCCTGCTCCAGCTGATGCACGCCAAGGGCCTGCTGCTGCGCGACGAAAGCCAGCGCGCCCACGTCTATACACCGGCCCAGCCGCAGGACAGCCTGCAGACCAGCCTGGTCAGCGACTTGATCACGAAAGCCTTTTCCGGCTCCGGCAAGGCGCTGGTGCTGGCCGCCCTGCGCGGCCACGTCAGCAAGAAGGAGCGCGAGGAGATCCAGGCCATCCTCAGCGGCGAGAACACCGGTCAAAAAGACGGCGGGAAGGCATCGTGA
- a CDS encoding oxidoreductase-like domain-containing protein, translated as MNDSVSLPDPDPRPVPPREPALEDCCGTGCVNCVFDMYQIALENYERALAAWEARHPGQAGAGA; from the coding sequence GTGAACGACAGCGTTTCCCTGCCCGACCCCGACCCGCGCCCCGTGCCGCCCAGGGAACCCGCGCTCGAGGATTGCTGCGGCACCGGCTGCGTCAACTGCGTGTTCGACATGTACCAGATCGCGCTCGAGAACTACGAGCGGGCGCTGGCAGCCTGGGAAGCGCGGCATCCGGGACAGGCCGGTGCAGGCGCCTAG
- a CDS encoding ClcB-like voltage-gated chloride channel protein gives MQAPSAGRGAGIGGRLRTLVGANAFLLLAALTGFVGALATVAFREGLVGLQKLLYGRSGSFVEIAGSLPWQTRLLLPCAGGLLAGALLALGRRLPSQRRPDYMEIVAIGDGRVPIRLTLVNGLSSLLSIASGGSIGREGSMIQLAALSASVGGRALGLTPMRLRLLVACGAAAGIAAAYNAPIASAFFVTEIVLGAIAMESLGPIMVAAVVSNITMRHLPGYHPTYEMPAFAPIAGAEMLAFAVLGVLAGLAAPAFLGGLRRTRRLFEALALPLPLRLALGGLGVGAISVWVPQVWGNGYSVVNSLLHAPWVWQSVLLVLAAKMLATWLTCGSGAVGGIFTPTLFVGATLGYLFALAVQAVWPGAAALPPAYVAVGMGATLAAAASAPLMAILMIFEMTLSYPLMLPLVLACVIAYAVARAAGGASMYEITAQRLAEAEERERLRTMRIAELIRPGETVLPEGAPLSEAAALFRQHTVKYIYLVDGANRYRGVVALHDIAPRFQDPALATQPCAEIARQDALPLLTADMSLDEALRQFMRHHGERLPIVGGADNPELLGTVHKTDLLDAYVRLNRTLLHTRIEA, from the coding sequence GTGCAGGCGCCTAGCGCCGGCCGCGGCGCCGGCATCGGCGGGCGGCTGCGCACCCTGGTCGGCGCCAACGCCTTCCTGCTGCTGGCCGCCCTGACCGGCTTCGTCGGCGCGCTCGCCACCGTCGCCTTCCGCGAAGGGCTGGTCGGCTTGCAGAAACTGTTATACGGTCGCAGCGGCTCCTTCGTCGAAATCGCCGGCAGCCTGCCCTGGCAGACCCGCCTGCTGCTGCCCTGCGCGGGCGGCCTGCTGGCCGGCGCCCTGCTGGCCCTCGGCCGCCGCCTGCCCTCGCAGCGCCGCCCGGACTACATGGAGATCGTGGCGATCGGCGACGGCCGGGTGCCCATCCGCCTCACCCTCGTCAACGGCCTGTCCTCGCTGCTGTCGATCGCCTCGGGCGGCTCGATCGGCCGCGAAGGCTCGATGATCCAGCTGGCCGCGCTGTCGGCTTCCGTGGGCGGGCGGGCGCTCGGCCTCACGCCGATGCGCCTGCGCCTGCTGGTGGCCTGCGGCGCCGCGGCCGGCATCGCCGCCGCCTACAACGCGCCGATCGCGAGCGCCTTCTTCGTCACCGAAATCGTGCTGGGCGCGATCGCCATGGAGAGCCTCGGCCCGATCATGGTGGCGGCGGTGGTCTCGAACATCACGATGCGCCACCTGCCCGGCTACCACCCGACCTACGAGATGCCCGCCTTCGCGCCGATCGCCGGCGCCGAGATGCTGGCCTTTGCGGTGCTGGGAGTGCTCGCGGGCCTGGCCGCGCCGGCCTTCCTCGGCGGGCTGCGGCGCACCCGCCGGCTGTTCGAGGCGCTGGCGCTGCCGCTGCCGCTGCGGCTGGCCCTCGGCGGCCTCGGGGTCGGCGCGATCTCGGTATGGGTGCCGCAGGTCTGGGGCAACGGCTACAGCGTGGTGAACTCGCTGCTGCACGCGCCCTGGGTCTGGCAGAGCGTGCTGCTGGTGCTGGCCGCCAAGATGCTGGCGACCTGGCTCACCTGCGGTTCCGGCGCGGTCGGCGGCATCTTCACCCCGACCCTGTTCGTCGGCGCCACGCTCGGCTACCTGTTCGCGCTGGCGGTGCAGGCGGTCTGGCCCGGCGCCGCCGCGCTGCCGCCGGCCTACGTCGCGGTGGGCATGGGCGCGACCCTGGCGGCCGCGGCCAGCGCGCCCCTGATGGCGATCCTGATGATTTTCGAGATGACCCTCAGCTATCCGCTGATGCTGCCGCTGGTGCTGGCCTGCGTGATCGCCTACGCGGTCGCGCGCGCGGCCGGCGGCGCTTCGATGTACGAGATCACGGCGCAGCGCCTGGCCGAGGCGGAAGAGCGCGAACGGCTGCGCACCATGCGCATCGCCGAACTGATCCGCCCCGGCGAAACGGTCCTGCCGGAAGGTGCGCCGCTGAGCGAGGCGGCGGCGCTGTTCCGCCAGCATACCGTCAAGTACATCTACCTGGTCGACGGCGCGAACCGCTATCGCGGCGTGGTGGCGCTGCACGACATCGCGCCGCGCTTCCAGGATCCGGCGCTCGCCACCCAGCCCTGCGCGGAGATCGCCCGCCAGGACGCGCTGCCGCTGCTGACGGCCGATATGAGCCTGGACGAGGCCCTGCGCCAGTTCATGCGCCACCACGGCGAGCGCCTGCCCATCGTGGGCGGCGCCGACAATCCGGAACTGCTGGGCACCGTGCACAAGACCGACCTGCTGGACGCCTACGTGCGGCTGAATCGGACCCTGCTCCACACCCGGATCGAGGCGTAG
- a CDS encoding ATP-binding protein encodes MKISIGHRLFASVLLAILAVAAGAVYLLRQNVLAGFGDYAVGIELDRLDELSGALARQYRGHGGWTFLPAGDARAGWIARELERLQREREETVAPAPAAPEAPAAPEAPAVPQAVPAAAPVAGVPDEPPAAAPAAPMAVAAPPAPPAPPAPPLPPLPAPRIAPEPGVDASLPRRITLLDAGGRYLAGRVPGALPLARRPIAVDGRTVGYLGVARGRRPSDAMALAFLEQLRASLWWILAFAVALSALAATLLARHFRGPIRELAGGAGMLAEGRFEVRLPAGRSDELGELARHFNTLAQKLDSAESARRQWVADTSHELRTPLAVLRAQLEAIQDGVRGSGPDSIDAMLRQVLALNKLIDELYALARADVGALELSLVPLDLWRLACDQARAFEARLLAAGLALEFGPAPASAMVLADPDRMRQVLDNLLENSLRYSAAGGRVVLGAASDGTLLRLHLDDSAPGVPDEALSRLGQRFYRVDASRSRAHGGAGLGLALCRRLLEAQGAQLGFAHAPAGGLRATIVIPLARQA; translated from the coding sequence TTGAAAATTTCGATCGGCCATCGCCTGTTCGCTTCCGTCCTGCTCGCGATCCTCGCGGTGGCGGCGGGCGCCGTCTACCTGCTGCGCCAGAACGTGCTGGCGGGCTTCGGCGACTATGCCGTCGGGATCGAGCTGGACCGCCTGGACGAGTTGTCCGGCGCGCTGGCGCGCCAGTACCGCGGCCATGGCGGCTGGACCTTCCTGCCTGCCGGCGATGCGCGCGCGGGCTGGATCGCCCGCGAGCTGGAACGCCTGCAGCGCGAACGCGAGGAGACCGTCGCGCCGGCGCCGGCCGCGCCGGAGGCTCCTGCTGCGCCCGAGGCTCCCGCCGTGCCGCAAGCCGTTCCAGCAGCGGCGCCGGTCGCCGGCGTGCCTGACGAGCCGCCTGCCGCTGCGCCGGCCGCGCCGATGGCCGTGGCCGCCCCGCCCGCGCCGCCCGCACCGCCCGCGCCGCCGCTTCCGCCCCTGCCGGCGCCCAGGATCGCCCCCGAACCGGGCGTGGACGCCTCCCTGCCCCGGCGCATCACCCTGCTCGACGCCGGCGGCCGCTACCTGGCCGGGCGCGTCCCCGGTGCGCTTCCGCTGGCGCGCCGCCCGATCGCCGTGGACGGCCGCACTGTCGGCTATCTCGGCGTGGCGCGCGGCCGCCGCCCGAGCGACGCCATGGCGCTGGCCTTCCTCGAGCAGCTGCGCGCCAGCCTGTGGTGGATCCTTGCTTTTGCGGTGGCCCTGTCGGCGCTGGCCGCGACCCTGCTGGCGCGCCACTTCCGCGGTCCGATCCGTGAACTCGCGGGCGGCGCCGGCATGCTGGCCGAGGGCCGCTTCGAGGTGCGCCTGCCGGCCGGGCGCAGCGATGAACTGGGCGAGCTGGCGCGCCACTTCAACACCCTGGCGCAGAAGCTGGACAGCGCGGAAAGCGCGCGCCGCCAGTGGGTGGCCGACACCTCGCACGAGCTGCGCACCCCGCTGGCCGTGCTGCGCGCCCAGCTCGAGGCGATCCAGGACGGCGTGCGCGGCAGCGGCCCGGACAGCATCGACGCCATGCTGCGCCAGGTGCTGGCCCTGAACAAGCTGATCGACGAGCTGTATGCGCTGGCGCGCGCCGACGTCGGTGCGCTCGAACTCAGCCTGGTGCCGCTCGACCTGTGGCGGCTGGCCTGCGACCAGGCCCGCGCCTTCGAAGCGCGCCTGCTGGCGGCCGGGCTGGCGCTCGAATTCGGCCCGGCGCCGGCTTCGGCGATGGTGCTGGCCGATCCCGACCGCATGCGCCAGGTGCTCGACAACCTGCTCGAGAACAGCCTGCGCTACAGCGCCGCCGGCGGCCGCGTGGTGCTGGGCGCTGCAAGCGATGGGACGCTGCTGCGGCTGCACCTGGACGACAGCGCGCCCGGCGTGCCGGACGAGGCCCTGAGCCGCCTGGGGCAGCGCTTCTACCGCGTCGACGCCTCGCGCAGCCGCGCCCACGGCGGCGCGGGCCTCGGCCTGGCGCTGTGCCGCCGCCTGCTCGAAGCGCAGGGCGCGCAGCTCGGCTTCGCGCATGCGCCGGCCGGCGGACTGCGCGCCACCATCGTCATCCCTCTCGCCAGGCAAGCATGA
- a CDS encoding DUF421 domain-containing protein produces the protein MFDMDLPWWEFILRGAMVYLALLVMVRLSGRRTIGQFTPFDLLVVMLLSEAVSNGLSGGDDSVSGGLIIAATLIVLNGSIGLLSARSRKMEAMVEGEVVLIGRDGVFFDRTMRRNRIGQIDIEQALRGAGCARHEMRCAFPEADGSITIMKENQPGTPPGPGQEYLRTPRFLRALSQPYGASPPHPLVLSF, from the coding sequence ATGTTCGATATGGATCTTCCGTGGTGGGAATTTATTTTGCGCGGCGCGATGGTCTACCTGGCGCTGCTGGTCATGGTGCGCCTGTCCGGGCGCCGCACCATCGGCCAGTTCACGCCCTTCGACCTGCTGGTCGTCATGCTGCTGTCGGAAGCGGTGTCGAACGGCCTGTCCGGCGGCGATGATTCCGTGAGCGGCGGCCTGATCATCGCGGCGACCCTGATCGTGCTGAACGGCAGTATCGGCCTGCTGTCGGCGCGCAGCCGGAAGATGGAAGCGATGGTCGAAGGCGAGGTCGTGCTGATCGGGCGCGACGGCGTTTTCTTCGACAGGACCATGCGGCGCAACCGTATCGGCCAGATCGACATCGAGCAGGCGCTGCGCGGAGCCGGCTGCGCCCGCCACGAAATGCGGTGCGCCTTTCCCGAGGCGGACGGCAGCATCACCATCATGAAGGAAAACCAGCCGGGAACGCCACCCGGCCCCGGGCAGGAATATCTCCGAACCCCTCGGTTCTTAAGGGCACTATCTCAGCCGTACGGTGCGAGTCCGCCCCATCCACTGGTGCTAAGTTTTTGA
- a CDS encoding GNAT family N-acetyltransferase: MAHLLDNIFWNTLNGAHYHLSSGTDRARRYAQGFSPIIGFPDPQQPDFAALEPFCEAGERFYCDAWSGPAPGGWRIEAESTMFRMVWDGALPELDEAPDANFLGTEDAARALELAMLTRPGPFGPRTIELGEYFGYFEEGHGGSRRLIAMAGERMAAPGLREISGVCTRPGYEGRGYARRLMLKLIRRQLLRSETPFLHVMRANQAAHAFYLRMGFRDYKETVVRVVTPEGRYVP; the protein is encoded by the coding sequence ATGGCACATTTGCTCGATAACATCTTCTGGAACACCCTGAACGGCGCGCACTACCACCTGTCGAGCGGCACCGACCGGGCCAGGCGCTATGCGCAGGGCTTCTCCCCCATCATCGGCTTTCCGGATCCGCAGCAGCCGGACTTCGCGGCGCTGGAGCCCTTCTGCGAAGCCGGCGAGCGCTTCTACTGCGACGCCTGGTCGGGTCCGGCGCCCGGCGGCTGGCGCATCGAAGCCGAGTCGACCATGTTCCGCATGGTCTGGGACGGCGCGCTGCCGGAGCTCGACGAGGCGCCGGACGCGAATTTCCTCGGCACCGAAGATGCTGCCCGGGCGCTCGAGCTGGCCATGCTGACCCGCCCCGGCCCCTTCGGTCCGCGCACCATCGAGCTGGGCGAGTACTTCGGCTACTTCGAAGAAGGGCATGGCGGCAGCCGGCGCCTGATCGCCATGGCCGGCGAGCGCATGGCGGCGCCCGGCCTGCGCGAGATCAGCGGGGTCTGCACCCGCCCCGGCTACGAGGGCCGCGGCTATGCGCGCCGCCTGATGCTGAAGCTGATCCGGCGCCAGCTGCTGCGCAGCGAAACACCCTTCCTGCACGTGATGCGCGCCAACCAGGCGGCGCACGCGTTCTACCTGCGCATGGGCTTCCGCGACTACAAGGAAACGGTGGTGCGGGTGGTGACGCCGGAAGGCCGCTACGTTCCCTAG
- the pyp gene encoding photoactive yellow protein → MLSIPNVIAFGKDDIDNSLSKLPGNKIDELAFGAIQLDAQGRILRYNQAEAEITGRKADAVIGTNFFRDVAPCTNTARFKGVFDAGVRANNLNTMFEYVFDYKMTPTKVKIHMKKAISDGTFWIFVKRL, encoded by the coding sequence ATGCTGTCAATCCCGAACGTGATCGCCTTCGGCAAGGACGATATCGACAATTCCCTGTCCAAGCTGCCCGGCAACAAGATCGATGAACTGGCCTTCGGCGCCATCCAGCTCGACGCCCAGGGCAGGATCCTGCGCTACAACCAGGCCGAGGCGGAGATCACCGGCCGCAAGGCCGACGCCGTGATCGGCACCAACTTCTTCCGCGACGTCGCGCCCTGCACCAACACGGCCCGCTTCAAGGGCGTGTTCGACGCCGGCGTGCGCGCCAACAACCTGAACACCATGTTCGAGTACGTGTTCGACTACAAGATGACGCCGACCAAGGTGAAGATCCACATGAAGAAGGCCATCAGCGACGGCACCTTCTGGATCTTCGTGAAGCGCCTGTAA
- a CDS encoding CHRD domain-containing protein encodes MKQVLSVLALAAASALATPAFAQTYQAVASGPAESPPNGSPGNSIATIEFSGTNMSVDMPFNNLVGSTTEAHVHCCTSEAFTGTSPVAVPFTDFPAGVKSGSYTRTFGLYDETTYDPAFLKANGGTVQGAASALVDSINANEAYINIHTTAHPEGEIRGFIVAAPVPEPAGWALLAGGLGGLLWASRRRRPETSWQK; translated from the coding sequence ATGAAACAAGTTCTGTCCGTTCTAGCACTGGCGGCGGCGTCGGCCCTGGCCACCCCGGCCTTCGCCCAAACCTACCAGGCCGTGGCCAGCGGCCCGGCCGAGAGTCCGCCCAACGGCTCGCCCGGCAACAGCATCGCGACGATCGAGTTCAGCGGCACGAATATGTCGGTGGACATGCCGTTCAACAACCTGGTCGGCAGCACCACCGAGGCCCACGTCCACTGCTGCACCAGCGAGGCCTTCACCGGGACGTCGCCGGTCGCGGTGCCGTTCACCGACTTCCCGGCCGGGGTCAAGTCCGGCTCCTACACCAGGACCTTCGGGCTGTACGACGAAACCACCTATGACCCGGCCTTCCTGAAGGCGAACGGCGGTACGGTGCAGGGGGCGGCTTCGGCGCTGGTGGACTCCATCAATGCCAACGAGGCTTACATCAACATCCACACGACCGCCCATCCGGAAGGCGAGATCCGCGGCTTCATCGTGGCTGCGCCGGTTCCGGAACCCGCCGGGTGGGCCCTGCTGGCGGGCGGGCTGGGCGGCCTGCTGTGGGCGAGCCGGCGCCGGCGTCCGGAAACCAGCTGGCAGAAATAG
- a CDS encoding response regulator → MNQEIYIVEDEPELAALVADYAKAAGFEATVFGDGAQALDAIRRRPPALVVLDLMLPGLDGLSLCRELRRFSALPVVMTTARVEEIDRLLGLELGADDYLCKPFSPRELVARIKAILRRAAPAAGPAAPAPPAIDVDAAARRIRIHGQVLALTPTEYGILAALARRPGQVFSRAQLLDAAREGNASLDVADRAIDSHVKNLRRKLDAVLPGVEAIHSIYGLGYRFDL, encoded by the coding sequence ATGAACCAGGAAATCTACATCGTCGAAGACGAACCCGAACTGGCCGCGCTGGTGGCCGACTATGCGAAGGCGGCCGGCTTCGAGGCCACCGTGTTCGGCGACGGCGCCCAGGCCCTGGACGCGATCCGGCGCCGGCCGCCGGCCCTGGTGGTGCTCGACCTGATGCTGCCCGGCCTGGATGGCCTGTCGCTGTGCCGCGAACTGCGCCGTTTTTCGGCGCTGCCGGTGGTGATGACGACCGCGCGCGTCGAGGAGATCGACCGCCTGCTCGGCCTGGAGCTCGGCGCCGACGACTACCTGTGCAAGCCTTTCAGCCCGCGCGAGCTGGTAGCGCGCATCAAGGCGATCCTGCGCCGCGCCGCGCCGGCCGCCGGGCCCGCCGCGCCGGCGCCGCCCGCCATCGACGTCGACGCCGCCGCGCGCCGGATCCGCATCCACGGCCAGGTGCTGGCGCTGACGCCCACCGAATACGGCATCCTGGCCGCGCTGGCGCGCCGGCCCGGCCAGGTATTCTCGCGCGCCCAGCTGCTCGACGCCGCGCGCGAGGGCAACGCCAGCCTGGACGTCGCCGACCGCGCCATCGACAGCCACGTCAAGAATTTGCGCCGCAAGCTGGACGCCGTCCTGCCGGGCGTCGAGGCCATCCATTCGATCTACGGGCTGGGATACCGCTTCGATTTGTGA